A genomic region of Jatrophihabitans sp. contains the following coding sequences:
- a CDS encoding xanthine dehydrogenase family protein subunit M: MIPASFDYVKPSSIEEAVRVYAAAGEDAKILAGGQSLLPILRLRLAYPELVVDLGGIAELTGVRDDGDGIVIGAMTTHADIVGDELVKRHAPLIAQATETVADRQVRHRGTFGGSLAHADPAGDLPAVALALDAELRVHGPNGQRSIAARDFFLDYLTTAMQPGEILTSIRVPKLGEGWSTHYEKINRVAQAWSIVAVAAAVHRSDGVITEARIGLTNMGSTPLRASATERALAGAPATAESVASASGSAAEGTSAPSDLSAKADYREHLVTVLTKRAVQHAAGI; this comes from the coding sequence GTGATCCCCGCGTCGTTCGACTACGTCAAGCCGTCCTCGATCGAGGAGGCGGTCCGGGTCTACGCCGCGGCCGGCGAGGACGCCAAGATCCTGGCCGGGGGGCAGTCGTTGCTGCCGATCCTGCGGCTGCGGCTGGCCTATCCGGAGCTGGTGGTCGACCTCGGCGGCATCGCCGAGTTGACCGGGGTGCGCGATGACGGCGACGGCATCGTGATCGGGGCGATGACCACCCACGCCGACATCGTCGGCGACGAGCTGGTCAAGCGGCACGCGCCGCTGATCGCCCAGGCCACCGAGACGGTCGCCGACCGGCAGGTCCGCCATCGCGGCACCTTCGGCGGCTCCCTCGCGCACGCCGACCCGGCCGGTGACCTGCCGGCCGTGGCGCTGGCCCTGGACGCCGAGTTGCGGGTGCACGGCCCGAACGGCCAGCGCTCGATCGCGGCCCGGGACTTCTTTCTCGACTACCTGACCACCGCGATGCAGCCGGGCGAGATCCTGACCTCGATCCGGGTTCCCAAGCTGGGTGAGGGCTGGTCGACCCATTACGAGAAAATCAACCGGGTCGCCCAGGCGTGGTCGATCGTGGCGGTCGCCGCGGCGGTGCACCGCTCCGACGGCGTCATCACCGAGGCCCGGATCGGCCTCACCAACATGGGTTCCACCCCACTGCGCGCCTCGGCCACCGAACGGGCGCTGGCCGGGGCGCCGGCCACTGCCGAGTCGGTGGCCAGTGCCAGCGGCTCAGCCGCCGAGGGCACCTCGGCGCCGAGTGACCTGTCGGCGAAAGCCGATTACCGCGAGCACCTGGTCACGGTGCTCACCAAGCGCGCCGTGCAGCACGCGGCCGGGATCTGA
- a CDS encoding xanthine dehydrogenase family protein molybdopterin-binding subunit, whose amino-acid sequence MTTTEDRPEVAVGGPSGEIGQARKRKEDAHLITGRTTWTDNMTMPGMVHLAILRSPMAHARITGIDVSAALSRPGVLAAYNGRDFADIQGSIPCAWPVTPEMVNPGHPSLAVEQVNHVGEAVAVVVARDKASAQDALEAIDVDYEQLPVVLDMERALAPDADLVHSHIESNRSFTWIFDSGTAGTGAPIDDVLAQAEVTVSRRFLQQRLIPAFMEPRSTVVQPNGEGFTMWSSTQVPHILRTMLALTLNVPEHKVRVIAPDVGGGFGGKLQVTPEEVITALVARKLGKPAKYTESRSESLMSGHHGRDQIQDITITARRDGTVTGLDVHLYADMGAYLRLVSPGVPVLGAFMFNSIYKFDAYRFVCEGVFTNKTPTDAYRGAGRPEATFAIERIMDELATELGMDRMELRRKNWISHEEFPFTTVAGLTYDSGNYEAATDRALELIGWDELVAEQAERRTRKDPVQLGLGISTFTEMCGLAPSRVLGALSYAAGGWENASIRMLATGKVEVVTGVSPHGQGHETAWSQIVADRLGVPFEDVEVIHGDTQSSPKGLDTYGSRSLAVGGIAVVNAADKVVAKARRIAAHMLEASEDDLEFAGGTFSVRGAPGNSKSMAEIAFAAFAAHDLPDGMEPSLDADATFDPENFSFPHGTHLCAVEVDTETGFSTIRKYTCVDDIGEVINPLIVDGQVHGGLAQGIAQALYEEAVYDDEGNLTTGSFVDYLVPSAADLPSFTTDRTVSRATSNPLGVKGVGEAGTIASTPAVVNAIVDALRPWGINDVQMPCTPERVWRAIHQGAEKSGRDPGGTVSWGGASTSSSDGSGTAGSAAEGDQL is encoded by the coding sequence ATGACCACCACCGAAGACCGTCCCGAGGTCGCCGTCGGCGGGCCGTCCGGCGAGATCGGCCAGGCCCGCAAGCGCAAGGAAGACGCGCACCTGATCACCGGCCGGACCACCTGGACCGACAACATGACCATGCCAGGGATGGTGCACCTGGCGATCCTGCGCAGCCCGATGGCGCACGCCCGGATCACCGGGATCGACGTCTCGGCGGCGCTCAGCCGGCCGGGCGTGCTGGCCGCCTACAACGGCCGGGACTTCGCCGACATCCAGGGCAGCATCCCGTGTGCCTGGCCGGTCACCCCGGAGATGGTGAACCCGGGGCATCCGAGCCTGGCCGTCGAGCAGGTCAACCACGTCGGCGAGGCGGTGGCCGTGGTGGTCGCCCGCGACAAGGCCTCGGCCCAGGACGCGCTGGAAGCCATCGACGTCGACTACGAGCAACTGCCGGTGGTGCTGGACATGGAGCGGGCGCTGGCGCCGGACGCGGACCTGGTGCACAGCCACATCGAGTCCAACCGGTCCTTCACCTGGATCTTCGACTCCGGCACGGCCGGCACCGGCGCGCCGATCGATGACGTGCTCGCCCAGGCGGAGGTGACCGTCAGCCGGCGGTTCCTGCAGCAGCGGCTGATCCCGGCATTCATGGAGCCGCGCTCCACCGTGGTGCAACCCAACGGCGAGGGCTTCACCATGTGGTCCTCGACCCAGGTGCCGCACATCCTGCGCACCATGCTGGCCCTGACCCTCAACGTGCCCGAGCACAAGGTCCGGGTGATCGCCCCCGACGTCGGCGGCGGCTTCGGCGGCAAGTTGCAGGTGACGCCCGAAGAGGTGATCACCGCCCTGGTGGCCCGCAAGCTCGGCAAGCCGGCCAAGTACACCGAGTCGCGCTCGGAGTCGCTGATGAGCGGGCACCACGGCCGCGACCAGATCCAGGACATCACCATCACCGCCCGGCGCGACGGCACCGTGACCGGCCTGGACGTCCACCTCTACGCCGACATGGGCGCCTACCTGCGGCTGGTCTCTCCCGGCGTCCCGGTGCTCGGGGCGTTCATGTTCAACAGCATCTACAAGTTCGACGCCTACCGGTTCGTGTGTGAGGGGGTGTTCACCAACAAGACCCCCACCGACGCTTACCGGGGCGCGGGACGTCCCGAGGCCACCTTCGCGATCGAACGGATCATGGACGAGCTGGCGACCGAGCTCGGCATGGACCGGATGGAGCTTCGGCGCAAGAACTGGATCTCCCACGAGGAGTTCCCGTTCACCACGGTGGCCGGGTTGACCTATGACAGCGGCAACTACGAGGCGGCCACCGACCGGGCGCTGGAGCTGATCGGCTGGGACGAGCTGGTGGCCGAGCAGGCCGAGCGGCGGACCCGCAAGGACCCGGTGCAGCTGGGGCTGGGCATCTCGACCTTCACCGAGATGTGCGGGCTGGCCCCGTCCCGGGTGCTCGGCGCGCTGTCCTACGCCGCCGGCGGCTGGGAGAACGCCTCGATCCGGATGCTGGCCACCGGCAAGGTCGAGGTGGTCACCGGCGTCAGCCCGCACGGCCAGGGCCACGAGACCGCCTGGAGCCAGATCGTGGCCGACCGGCTCGGGGTGCCGTTCGAGGACGTCGAGGTGATCCACGGCGACACCCAGTCCTCGCCCAAGGGCCTGGACACCTACGGGTCCCGGTCACTGGCGGTGGGCGGGATCGCGGTGGTCAACGCGGCCGACAAGGTGGTCGCCAAGGCCCGCCGGATCGCCGCGCACATGCTGGAGGCCAGCGAGGACGACCTGGAGTTCGCCGGCGGCACGTTCTCGGTGCGCGGCGCCCCCGGCAACAGCAAGAGCATGGCCGAGATCGCCTTCGCCGCCTTCGCCGCGCACGACCTGCCGGACGGCATGGAGCCCAGCCTGGACGCCGACGCCACCTTCGACCCGGAGAACTTCTCGTTCCCGCACGGCACCCACCTGTGCGCGGTGGAGGTCGACACCGAGACCGGGTTCTCCACCATCCGCAAGTACACCTGCGTCGATGACATCGGCGAGGTGATCAACCCGCTGATCGTGGACGGCCAGGTGCACGGCGGCCTGGCCCAGGGCATCGCGCAGGCCCTCTACGAGGAGGCCGTCTATGACGACGAGGGAAACCTGACCACCGGCTCCTTCGTGGACTACCTGGTGCCCTCGGCGGCCGACCTGCCCAGCTTCACCACCGACCGGACGGTCAGCCGGGCCACCTCGAACCCGCTGGGCGTCAAGGGCGTCGGCGAGGCGGGCACCATCGCCTCGACCCCGGCGGTCGTCAACGCGATCGTCGACGCGCTGCGGCCGTGGGGCATCAACGACGTGCAGATGCCGTGCACGCCCGAGCGGGTCTGGCGGGCGATCCACCAGGGTGCGGAGAAATCCGGCCGCGACCCCGGCGGCACCGTCTCGTGGGGCGGCGCCAGCACCTCATCTTCCGACGGTTCGGGCACAGCCGGTTCCGCAGCCGAAGGAGACCAGCTGTGA
- a CDS encoding (2Fe-2S)-binding protein — protein sequence MTRVNVNVDGTAYSDEVEPRLLLVHYLRDRLGKVGTVIGCDTSNCGACTVLLDGLSVKSCSVLAVQADGASVTTVEGLAGADGALHPVQQAFHDKHALQCGFCTPGMMLAACDLLRDNPNPSEDEVREGIEGNLCRCTGYQNIVAAVQAAGAAMAAARNPADPASSDPIASDSTVEASA from the coding sequence ATGACCCGGGTCAACGTGAATGTCGACGGGACGGCCTATTCCGACGAGGTGGAGCCTCGATTACTGCTGGTGCACTACCTGCGTGACCGGCTCGGCAAGGTCGGCACGGTGATCGGCTGCGACACCAGCAACTGCGGCGCCTGCACGGTGCTGCTGGACGGGCTGAGCGTGAAGAGCTGCTCGGTGCTCGCGGTGCAGGCCGACGGCGCCAGCGTGACCACCGTCGAGGGGTTGGCCGGCGCCGACGGCGCCCTGCACCCGGTGCAGCAGGCATTTCATGACAAGCACGCCCTGCAGTGCGGCTTCTGCACGCCCGGCATGATGCTGGCGGCCTGCGACCTGCTGCGGGACAACCCGAACCCGTCCGAGGACGAGGTCCGCGAGGGCATCGAGGGCAACCTCTGCCGGTGCACCGGGTACCAGAACATCGTGGCCGCGGTGCAGGCCGCCGGCGCGGCGATGGCGGCCGCGCGCAATCCGGCTGACCCGGCCTCCTCCGACCCCATCGCGTCCGACTCGACAGTGGAGGCCTCGGCATGA
- a CDS encoding XdhC family protein — protein MRDVLDQLQDWWAQGAEVGLATVVSTWSSAPRQPGASMLVGPDGSAAGSVSGGCVEGAVYELATEVRDGGEPVLQRYGVSDSDAFAVGLTCGGIIDIFLERVGPASFPEFGEVAEDIRAGRPVAVATVIEASADLLGRRLVIRPGAVSGDLVTDGSQRLVDALRDDALGLLAQGRTGVLHYGHDGERRVDDIAVFVASYAPRPRMIVFGAIDFASAVARIGSFLGYRVTVCDARPIFATRRRFPDADEVIVEWPHRYLASTEVDERTVVCLLTHDPKFDVPLLELALRMPLAYIGAMGSRRTNDDRLQRLRELGLTETELARLRAPIGLDIGARTPEETAVSVAAEIIAARWGGSGQPLRSADGPIHAALAKELAR, from the coding sequence ATGCGTGACGTGCTGGACCAACTGCAGGACTGGTGGGCGCAGGGGGCCGAGGTGGGGCTGGCCACCGTGGTCTCGACCTGGAGCTCGGCGCCACGGCAGCCCGGCGCCTCGATGCTGGTCGGGCCGGACGGCAGCGCGGCCGGCAGCGTGTCCGGTGGCTGCGTCGAGGGCGCGGTCTACGAGCTGGCCACCGAGGTCCGCGACGGCGGCGAGCCGGTGCTGCAGCGTTACGGGGTCAGTGACTCCGACGCGTTCGCGGTCGGGCTGACCTGCGGCGGCATCATCGACATCTTCCTCGAGCGGGTCGGCCCGGCCAGCTTTCCGGAGTTCGGTGAGGTCGCCGAGGACATCCGGGCCGGCCGGCCGGTGGCGGTGGCCACCGTGATCGAGGCGTCGGCGGACCTGCTTGGCCGGCGGTTGGTGATCCGGCCCGGCGCGGTGTCGGGCGACCTGGTGACCGACGGCTCGCAACGGCTGGTCGACGCGCTCCGCGACGACGCGCTGGGCCTGCTGGCGCAAGGCCGGACCGGGGTGTTGCACTACGGCCACGACGGCGAGCGCCGGGTGGACGACATCGCCGTCTTCGTCGCCTCGTACGCGCCCCGGCCCCGGATGATCGTCTTCGGCGCGATCGACTTCGCCTCGGCGGTGGCCCGGATCGGCTCGTTCCTCGGCTACCGGGTGACCGTCTGCGACGCCCGCCCGATCTTCGCCACCCGGCGGCGCTTTCCCGACGCCGACGAGGTGATCGTGGAATGGCCGCACCGCTACCTGGCCTCGACCGAGGTGGACGAGCGGACGGTGGTCTGCCTGCTCACCCACGACCCGAAGTTCGACGTGCCGCTGCTGGAGCTGGCGCTGCGGATGCCGCTGGCCTACATCGGCGCGATGGGCTCCCGGCGGACCAACGACGATCGGCTGCAACGGCTGCGCGAGCTGGGGCTGACCGAGACCGAGCTGGCCCGGCTGCGGGCGCCGATCGGCCTGGACATCGGCGCCCGGACCCCCGAGGAGACCGCCGTCTCAGTGGCGGCGGAGATCATCGCGGCGCGCTGGGGCGGCTCGGGCCAGCCGCTGCGCAGCGCCGACGGGCCGATCCACGCCGCGCTGGCCAAGGAGCTCGCGCGATGA
- a CDS encoding VWA domain-containing protein, whose protein sequence is MSGAVQRRDFTDVVLGFARTLRHAGVPAGPDRVQAMLSALGHLDVLDPAQVYWAGRVTLCADPEDLDRYDAAFALYFGGRRQRGSRTVSEPPLVRRPAPFEPDQDGERQDAEDSPGFAVHASRHEVLRHKDVTALSVTERQQLQRLFGLLAPRASGRRSLRYTRAHRGRVDLDRSVRQMLRDGGEPTELIRQRRRLKPRRLVLLIDVSGSMSPYADWLLRFGHAATRRAPLSTEVFTVGTRLTRVTRELRLRDPDRALAAAGRAVPDWRGGTRLGEALKAFSDRWGQRGVARGAVVVLCSDGWERGDPAELGNQLARLSRLAHAVVWVNPHKGKDGFAPVTGGMVAALPHLDALVAGHSFAALEELVEVIADA, encoded by the coding sequence ATGAGCGGAGCTGTCCAGCGACGTGACTTCACCGACGTGGTGCTGGGCTTCGCCCGGACGTTGCGGCACGCCGGCGTGCCGGCCGGCCCGGACCGGGTGCAGGCCATGCTGAGCGCGCTCGGGCACCTGGACGTGCTGGACCCGGCGCAGGTGTACTGGGCCGGCCGGGTGACGCTGTGCGCCGACCCGGAGGACCTCGACCGTTACGACGCCGCCTTCGCGCTGTACTTCGGCGGCCGCCGGCAGCGTGGTTCCAGGACCGTCAGCGAGCCGCCGCTGGTGCGCCGGCCCGCGCCCTTCGAGCCGGACCAGGACGGCGAGCGGCAGGACGCCGAGGACAGCCCGGGCTTCGCGGTGCACGCCAGCCGGCACGAGGTGCTGCGGCACAAGGACGTCACGGCGCTCAGCGTGACCGAGCGCCAGCAGCTGCAGCGGTTGTTCGGGTTGCTGGCGCCGCGGGCCTCGGGCCGGCGCTCGCTGCGCTACACCCGGGCCCACCGGGGCCGGGTGGACCTGGACCGGTCGGTGCGCCAGATGTTGCGCGACGGCGGCGAGCCCACCGAGCTGATCCGCCAGCGCCGCCGGCTCAAGCCGCGACGGCTGGTGCTGCTGATCGACGTCAGCGGCTCGATGTCGCCCTACGCCGACTGGCTGCTGCGCTTCGGGCACGCCGCCACCAGGCGCGCGCCGCTGAGCACCGAGGTGTTCACGGTCGGCACCCGGCTGACCAGGGTGACCCGGGAGCTGCGGCTGCGCGATCCGGACCGGGCGCTGGCCGCCGCCGGCCGGGCCGTTCCGGACTGGCGGGGCGGCACCCGGCTGGGTGAGGCGCTGAAGGCGTTCTCTGACCGCTGGGGCCAGCGCGGGGTGGCGCGTGGCGCGGTGGTGGTGCTGTGCTCGGACGGCTGGGAGCGCGGTGACCCGGCCGAGCTGGGTAACCAGCTGGCCCGGCTGTCCCGGCTGGCCCACGCGGTGGTGTGGGTGAACCCGCACAAGGGCAAGGATGGTTTCGCGCCGGTCACCGGCGGCATGGTGGCGGCCCTGCCGCACCTGGACGCGCTGGTGGCCGGGCACAGTTTCGCGGCCCTGGAGGAGCTGGTCGAGGTGATCGCCGATGCGTGA
- a CDS encoding MoxR family ATPase, translated as MAPVDLQTLDPDGLGDALERVGYLPDEGLSTAAFLALRMHRPLFLEGDAGVGKTSLAHALAEVTGAELVRLQCYEGIDASQALYDWDFPRQVLHLRAAESAGGLAAGAGGYRDAEELERSLYDRRFLIARPILRALEHHPSVLLIDEIDRADDEFEAFLLEVLADNAVTIPELGTIRAETPPLVVLTSNRTREVHDALKRRCLYHWVAHPSYEREVAILRRRLPEVSERLAREVAAAVRRMREADLLKPPGVAESIDWAQALHLLGADALDADRAAATLGAVLKYQEDAVRIRDTVLAELAG; from the coding sequence ATGGCGCCCGTGGACCTGCAGACCCTCGACCCGGACGGCCTGGGCGACGCCCTCGAGCGGGTGGGCTACCTGCCTGACGAGGGGCTCAGCACCGCGGCGTTCCTGGCGCTGCGGATGCACCGGCCGCTGTTCCTGGAAGGCGACGCCGGCGTCGGCAAGACCAGCCTGGCGCACGCGCTTGCCGAGGTGACCGGGGCCGAGCTGGTCCGGTTGCAATGCTACGAGGGCATCGACGCCTCGCAGGCCCTCTATGACTGGGACTTTCCCCGGCAGGTGCTGCACCTGCGGGCGGCCGAGAGCGCCGGCGGGCTGGCCGCCGGCGCGGGGGGCTACCGCGACGCCGAGGAGCTGGAGCGCTCGCTCTATGACCGGCGGTTCCTGATCGCCCGGCCGATCCTGCGGGCGTTGGAGCACCACCCGTCGGTGCTGCTGATCGACGAGATCGACCGGGCCGACGACGAGTTCGAGGCGTTCCTGCTCGAGGTGCTCGCCGACAACGCGGTCACCATCCCCGAGCTGGGCACCATCCGCGCCGAGACGCCGCCGCTGGTGGTGCTCACCTCGAACCGGACCCGCGAGGTGCACGACGCGCTGAAGCGGCGCTGCCTCTACCACTGGGTGGCGCACCCGTCCTACGAGCGCGAGGTGGCGATCCTGCGCCGCCGGCTGCCCGAGGTGAGCGAGCGGCTGGCCCGCGAGGTGGCCGCGGCGGTGCGCCGGATGCGCGAGGCCGACCTGCTCAAGCCGCCCGGCGTCGCCGAGTCGATCGACTGGGCGCAGGCCCTGCACCTGCTCGGCGCCGACGCCCTGGACGCCGACCGGGCCGCCGCGACGCTGGGCGCGGTGCTGAAGTACCAGGAGGACGCCGTGCGGATCCGCGACACGGTGCTGGCAGAGCTGGCCGGATGA
- a CDS encoding lysophospholipid acyltransferase family protein, giving the protein MEPVYSSVIAFARGVFALQGLRFTINGVENVPSAGGAVMAINHTGYMDFTYAGLAGLQAGRLIRFMAKEQVFRHPVSGPLMRGMHHIPVDRDAGAASYRAAVQALKAGEIVGVFPEATISRSFELKEFKTGAVRMAAAAGVPLLPMVIWGSQRVWTKDHPKRLGRTRTPIIVSIGAAIPVNRKDAPEVALHALRKAMTELLHAAQDAYPPLTGAELKFLPARLGGAAPTPEQAQRLDEVESAARAAKRAGPAPD; this is encoded by the coding sequence ATGGAGCCGGTGTACTCATCAGTCATCGCATTCGCCCGGGGCGTGTTCGCCCTGCAGGGGTTGCGCTTCACCATCAACGGCGTCGAGAACGTGCCATCCGCCGGCGGCGCCGTGATGGCCATCAACCACACCGGCTACATGGACTTCACCTACGCCGGCCTGGCCGGCCTGCAAGCGGGCCGGCTGATCCGGTTCATGGCCAAGGAGCAGGTGTTCCGGCATCCGGTCAGCGGGCCGCTGATGCGCGGCATGCACCACATCCCGGTCGATCGCGACGCCGGCGCCGCCTCCTACCGGGCCGCCGTGCAGGCGCTGAAGGCTGGCGAGATCGTCGGGGTCTTTCCGGAGGCGACGATCTCGCGGTCCTTCGAGCTGAAGGAGTTCAAGACCGGGGCGGTCCGGATGGCGGCCGCCGCCGGCGTCCCGCTGCTGCCGATGGTCATCTGGGGCTCGCAGCGGGTCTGGACCAAGGACCATCCCAAGCGGCTCGGCCGCACCCGGACCCCGATCATCGTCAGCATCGGCGCCGCGATCCCGGTCAACCGCAAGGACGCCCCGGAGGTGGCGCTGCACGCGTTGCGCAAGGCGATGACCGAGTTGCTGCACGCGGCCCAGGACGCCTACCCGCCGCTGACCGGTGCTGAGCTGAAGTTCCTGCCGGCCCGGCTCGGCGGCGCCGCGCCGACCCCGGAACAGGCCCAGCGGCTCGATGAGGTCGAGTCCGCCGCCCGGGCCGCCAAGCGAGCCGGACCGGCCCCGGACTAG
- a CDS encoding transcriptional repressor produces MTAGRTSPPTPAGPPTTRLRNTRQAEAVESIMREADGFRTAQDLFAELRRRGDRIGLTTVYRHLSTLAEQGSADVVHTADGESQYRLCGVPAGAGEPAEDHHHHLVCRQCGRSVEVSGPEVEAWAERVAAAAGYTEVSHTLEVFGLCPQHSNDAVQS; encoded by the coding sequence ATGACGGCAGGACGGACAAGCCCACCGACGCCGGCCGGCCCGCCGACCACCCGGTTGCGCAACACCCGCCAGGCCGAGGCGGTCGAGTCGATCATGCGCGAGGCCGATGGTTTCCGGACGGCGCAGGACCTGTTCGCCGAGCTGCGCCGGCGCGGTGACCGGATCGGCCTGACGACGGTGTACCGGCACCTCAGCACGCTGGCCGAGCAGGGCAGCGCCGACGTCGTGCACACCGCCGACGGCGAGTCCCAGTACCGGCTGTGCGGGGTGCCGGCCGGGGCCGGCGAGCCGGCCGAGGATCACCACCATCACCTGGTCTGCCGGCAGTGCGGTCGCAGCGTCGAGGTCAGCGGGCCCGAGGTGGAGGCGTGGGCCGAACGGGTGGCAGCCGCCGCCGGTTACACCGAGGTCAGCCACACCCTCGAGGTGTTCGGGCTGTGCCCGCAGCACTCCAATGATGCAGTCCAAAGCTGA